A single region of the bacterium genome encodes:
- a CDS encoding BREX system ATP-binding domain-containing protein yields MEEKTKFLWITQKESPFTPGRPVPIEYFIARIKEIERLERAIKQASSGRNENIFIMGERGIGKSSLAGFIRYVAQKDYQFIGAHCSLGSARNLDEVCRLIFQKLLQELPDKNLFEKVKDIFGKYIKNIDLLGMNIEFTTSKDELDNLRLNFLPTLRSLFSKIQNEKKGITVVLDDLNGIADISDFSFFLKSIVDEIATSGKKLPLLLILVGIPERREKMIKHQPSVARIFDIIDLAPMNKEETEDFFRKMFGRQNISIEPEAISSMVDLSGGFPTLMHEVGDAIFWEDKDNKIDEEDARYGIIDAAENVGRKYLAPQVYKAIGSETYRSILRKIGDLPLGTNFQRREILKKMSEEEQKTFDNFLQRIKRLGIINETEIRGEYRFVNQLYHLYVMLEAFKFRERQRS; encoded by the coding sequence TTGGAAGAAAAAACAAAGTTTTTATGGATAACCCAGAAAGAGAGCCCTTTTACACCGGGCAGGCCTGTTCCTATAGAATATTTTATAGCACGCATTAAAGAAATTGAAAGATTAGAAAGGGCAATTAAACAAGCCTCATCTGGTAGGAACGAAAATATCTTTATTATGGGAGAGCGTGGAATAGGAAAAAGTTCACTTGCTGGATTTATTCGGTATGTTGCTCAGAAGGATTATCAGTTTATAGGAGCTCACTGTTCACTTGGTTCAGCAAGAAATTTAGATGAAGTATGCCGGTTGATATTTCAGAAGCTCCTTCAAGAACTACCTGATAAAAACCTTTTTGAAAAAGTAAAGGATATATTTGGAAAATATATAAAGAACATAGACCTTTTAGGGATGAATATTGAATTTACAACCAGTAAAGATGAACTTGATAATCTTCGGTTGAATTTTCTGCCTACGTTAAGAAGTTTATTCTCAAAGATTCAAAATGAAAAAAAGGGAATTACTGTCGTGCTTGACGATTTGAATGGGATTGCAGACATATCGGATTTTTCATTTTTTTTAAAAAGCATAGTTGATGAAATTGCTACAAGTGGCAAAAAATTACCTTTGCTACTTATCCTTGTAGGCATACCGGAAAGAAGGGAAAAGATGATTAAACATCAACCTTCGGTAGCAAGGATTTTTGATATTATAGATTTAGCTCCTATGAATAAAGAAGAAACAGAGGATTTTTTCAGAAAAATGTTTGGAAGACAAAATATATCCATCGAACCAGAGGCTATATCTTCCATGGTAGATCTTTCGGGTGGATTCCCTACGCTTATGCATGAAGTTGGTGATGCTATATTTTGGGAAGACAAAGACAATAAAATTGATGAAGAAGATGCAAGATATGGAATAATAGATGCAGCAGAGAATGTCGGGAGGAAATATTTAGCTCCGCAGGTATATAAAGCTATAGGCTCAGAGACATACCGTAGTATTTTAAGAAAAATAGGTGATCTGCCTTTAGGAACTAATTTTCAACGAAGAGAAATTTTAAAAAAGATGTCAGAGGAAGAACAGAAAACTTTTGATAATTTTCTTCAAAGGATAAAAAGGTTAGGAATTATAAACGAGACAGAGATAAGGGGTGAATATAGATTTGTGAATCAACTTTATCATCTTTATGTTATGCTAGAAGCTTTTAAATTTAGAGAAAGACAAAGGTCTTAA